A window of Bacillota bacterium genomic DNA:
GCCTTGTGGAATACGAGGCAAGGGGAAGCTATCTGTATGGCACTTAGGACCCTTTTGCGTTGGTGGCGTGAGGCTTTCGTTTCCCTTTTCCGCAATGGTTGGCTGGCTACATCGGCAGCAGGAATGGTTTTAGTAGCTCTTCTTATTCTGGGTTTTGTATGTCTGCTGGCTCTGAACGCCGCACATTTTTCCCGGGCGGTGGAAGAAGGAATTGACGTGGCGGTATTCGTCGCGGAGGACGTTTCCGCCGACCTTGTTTCTCAACTGGGTAAGGAACTGGGGAAAATAGACGGCGTGGCCGGGGTGACGTTCATACCTAAGGAAAAAGCGCTGGAGAAACTGAGACGCGACCTTGGGGAAAGAAGCGACCTTCTGAACGGGCTTGAGGACGATAATCCGCTGCCCGACACCTTCCGGTTGCATCCTGAAGACGCGTCTTCGGTTACGTTGATTGCCAAACAGGCGGCGACCTTTCCGGGGGTTGAAAAGGTGCGTTACGGGGAAGGCGTCGTGGAAAAGCTTCTCCAGCTTACCAACTGGGTAAGGATCGCGGCGGTCGGGCTGGTGGTGCTTTTCGGTCTGGCGGCGGTGTTTTTGACTATGACCACCATCCGGCTCTCGATTCTCAACCGCCAGGAGGAGATCGGCGTCATGAAACTCCTCGGGGCGACGAATTGGTTTGTACGCGGTCCCTTCATTCTGGAGGGGATAATAATCGGCTTTGTCGGCGCCGCGCTGGCTTCGGGATTCCTTTATTACGGCTACACTTCCCTTATCGAACAGGTCAGTCAGGCTTCTCTTATGTTTATACATCCTGTACCCGGCGGCGAGGTGGCAGCCCCGCTTTTCGGCTGTCTTTTAGGGTGCGGGGTGTTGCTCGGCGCGGTGTCGAGTGCGTTATCGATTCACCGTTTTCTTACGGTATAGAGCAGTAAGATAGTAGGGAGTAGGTAGTAGGGGAAGCTATTTAAACTTAGGATTCAGGACTTAATTATCAGGCCTTAGTCGAAAGTCCTCAGTCCTCAGTCCGGGAAACAGCGGAGAGGCAATGACTATTGGTTGAGGGTTATGGTTTTGACTAGAAACTCGCGACTCGTAAGCTGGTTGCTTAGAAGCAGTAGCGTAATACGGGCGGAGCGCGGGGAGAAG
This region includes:
- the ftsX gene encoding permease-like cell division protein FtsX codes for the protein MALRTLLRWWREAFVSLFRNGWLATSAAGMVLVALLILGFVCLLALNAAHFSRAVEEGIDVAVFVAEDVSADLVSQLGKELGKIDGVAGVTFIPKEKALEKLRRDLGERSDLLNGLEDDNPLPDTFRLHPEDASSVTLIAKQAATFPGVEKVRYGEGVVEKLLQLTNWVRIAAVGLVVLFGLAAVFLTMTTIRLSILNRQEEIGVMKLLGATNWFVRGPFILEGIIIGFVGAALASGFLYYGYTSLIEQVSQASLMFIHPVPGGEVAAPLFGCLLGCGVLLGAVSSALSIHRFLTV